Proteins encoded together in one Streptomyces umbrinus window:
- a CDS encoding class I SAM-dependent methyltransferase, with the protein MTRSLRGIFDEDAELYDRARPSYPPALVEALATRAGLDADSRVLEFGPGTGQMTVPLAELGCHITAVELGPSMAAVARRNLRAFPRAHIEVAEFEQWPLPQEPFDLMVAATSFHWLDPATRLTKVADALRPDGTLALVITHHTAGGSRDFFVEVQDCYERWDPATPPGLRQSTDAETATDTREFEVLGRVESLRFPQEITYTTQTYIDLLLTYSNHRALEPTARKGLLDGIRKLIDTRHGGSVTKRYLHELILVRRGGGSRRGGRY; encoded by the coding sequence ATGACCCGTTCGCTGCGTGGCATCTTCGACGAGGACGCCGAGCTGTACGACCGGGCCCGGCCCTCCTATCCACCCGCCCTGGTCGAGGCGTTGGCCACCCGCGCGGGCCTCGACGCGGACAGCCGGGTCCTCGAATTCGGCCCCGGGACCGGCCAAATGACTGTGCCCCTCGCCGAGTTGGGCTGTCACATCACCGCCGTGGAGCTCGGTCCGTCGATGGCGGCGGTGGCGCGGCGCAATCTGCGAGCCTTCCCGCGAGCGCACATCGAGGTGGCCGAGTTCGAGCAATGGCCGCTGCCCCAGGAGCCGTTCGACCTGATGGTGGCCGCGACGTCGTTCCACTGGCTCGACCCCGCGACGCGCCTCACCAAGGTGGCGGACGCGCTTCGCCCGGACGGAACGCTCGCTCTCGTCATCACGCACCACACGGCGGGCGGCAGCCGTGACTTCTTCGTCGAGGTCCAGGACTGCTACGAGCGCTGGGATCCGGCCACACCCCCTGGTCTGCGGCAGTCGACCGACGCCGAAACGGCCACGGACACAAGGGAGTTCGAGGTGCTCGGCCGGGTCGAGTCGCTCCGGTTCCCACAGGAGATCACGTACACCACCCAGACGTACATCGACCTCCTGCTGACGTACTCGAACCACCGCGCACTGGAACCGACCGCCCGCAAGGGCCTGTTGGACGGCATCCGCAAGCTGATCGACACCCGCCACGGAGGCAGCGTCACGAAGCGGTACCTGCACGAGCTGATCCTGGTGCGGCGGGGCGGGGGCTCGCGGCGGGGCGGGCGCTACTGA
- a CDS encoding epoxide hydrolase family protein — protein sequence MTSPHDDTIRPFVLDIPQSDLDDLHARLDLTRWPDELPGVDWEYGVPRDYLKELVRYWRHTYDWRAAEARLNEWPQFTTTIDGTNVHFAHIRSPEPDATPLMITHGWPGSIVEFLDVVGPLTDPRAHGGDPADAFHVVLPSIPGFGLSGPTRDTGWELRRVGAAFAELMDRLGHRRFGVQGGDWGAGISRELGRAFPDRVIGVHLNLLPGAHASTEPTPEELAALSPREREKTLASWRRNEEWTRERLGYAAVQMTRPQTLSYGLTDSPVGQLAWIVEKFKEWTDSHERPEDAVDRDQLLTNVMLYWLTGTAGSSARIYYERAHAAGWGEPVQPSTAPTALAVFPRDNFIPLRHVADRTENIVRWTEFDRGGHFAAMEEPDLLVGDVRAFFRGLRQHRSDGGDRSVRVGGTA from the coding sequence ATGACCTCCCCGCACGACGACACGATCCGGCCTTTCGTCCTCGACATCCCCCAGTCCGACCTCGACGATCTGCACGCACGCCTCGACCTCACCCGCTGGCCGGACGAGCTGCCGGGCGTGGACTGGGAGTACGGGGTCCCGCGCGACTATCTGAAGGAGCTCGTGCGGTACTGGCGGCACACGTACGACTGGCGGGCGGCCGAGGCCCGGCTCAACGAGTGGCCCCAGTTCACGACGACGATCGACGGGACGAACGTCCACTTCGCGCACATCCGCTCACCCGAACCGGATGCGACGCCGCTGATGATCACCCACGGCTGGCCGGGCTCGATCGTCGAGTTCCTCGATGTGGTCGGGCCGCTGACCGATCCGCGCGCCCACGGCGGTGATCCGGCCGACGCGTTCCACGTGGTGCTGCCGAGCATTCCCGGGTTCGGTCTGTCGGGGCCCACGCGGGACACGGGCTGGGAGCTCAGGAGGGTCGGCGCCGCGTTCGCCGAGCTGATGGACCGGCTCGGCCACCGCCGCTTCGGCGTACAGGGCGGCGACTGGGGAGCGGGGATCTCCCGTGAGCTCGGCCGTGCCTTCCCCGACCGGGTGATCGGCGTCCATCTGAACCTCCTGCCGGGCGCCCACGCGAGCACCGAGCCCACCCCCGAGGAGCTGGCCGCGCTGAGCCCGCGGGAGCGTGAGAAGACGCTCGCCTCGTGGCGGCGCAACGAGGAGTGGACCCGCGAGCGGCTGGGGTACGCCGCCGTCCAGATGACCCGGCCGCAGACCCTCTCCTACGGGCTCACCGACTCGCCCGTCGGCCAACTCGCCTGGATCGTCGAGAAGTTCAAGGAGTGGACGGACTCGCACGAGCGCCCCGAGGACGCCGTGGACCGGGACCAGCTGCTCACGAACGTGATGCTGTACTGGCTGACGGGGACGGCGGGTTCGTCCGCGCGGATCTACTACGAGCGGGCGCACGCGGCCGGTTGGGGCGAACCCGTGCAGCCGTCGACGGCACCCACCGCGCTCGCCGTCTTCCCCCGGGACAACTTCATCCCGCTGCGGCACGTCGCGGACCGCACGGAGAACATCGTGCGGTGGACGGAGTTCGACCGGGGCGGGCACTTCGCGGCGATGGAGGAGCCGGATCTGCTCGTCGGGGATGTCCGGGCGTTCTTCCGCGGGCTGCGGCAGCACCGAAGTGACGGCGGCGACCGGAGCGTTCGGGTCGGCGGCACCGCATGA
- a CDS encoding VOC family protein: MTTDGFTTCLWFDGQAEEAANFYVSVFKNSRIGTILRYSEVGHGEPGTVLTVEFEANGQKFYALNGGPQFKFNEAISFEVRCDDQAEVDHYWKALTEGGGEEGPCGWLKDRFGVSWQVTPARLVEMISDPDQQKADRAMQAMLKMHKIDVAELEKAYAGE; this comes from the coding sequence ATGACCACCGACGGATTCACCACGTGCCTTTGGTTCGACGGCCAGGCCGAGGAGGCCGCGAATTTCTACGTCTCGGTCTTCAAGAACTCCCGCATCGGCACGATCCTCCGCTACAGCGAGGTAGGGCACGGCGAGCCCGGCACCGTACTGACCGTCGAGTTCGAGGCCAACGGCCAGAAGTTCTACGCCCTCAACGGCGGCCCGCAGTTCAAGTTCAACGAGGCCATCTCCTTCGAGGTCCGCTGTGACGACCAGGCCGAGGTGGACCACTACTGGAAGGCGCTGACCGAGGGCGGCGGCGAGGAGGGCCCCTGCGGCTGGCTGAAGGACAGGTTCGGCGTCTCCTGGCAGGTCACCCCCGCCAGGCTGGTCGAGATGATCAGCGACCCGGACCAGCAGAAGGCGGATCGGGCCATGCAGGCCATGCTCAAGATGCACAAGATCGACGTCGCCGAACTGGAGAAGGCCTACGCGGGCGAGTGA
- a CDS encoding ABC transporter ATP-binding protein, with the protein MASWEKPLDHRYRGEHPVRTLVYLFRADRWKVAAAFAVFTVKHSPIWLLPLVTASIIDTVVQHGPIGRLWLSAGFILFILLINMPLHLLYVRLLYGSVRRMGTALRSSLCTRMQQLSIGYHSRVSAGVLQVKVVRDVETVEQMVQQTAETGLGAVTVLAGGLVIIAIRTPEFVPVFLLVVPLAALLVARLRTRLRTHNEDFRHEVEQLSSRVTEMTRLIPVTRAHGLEGKALRRMDGTLRKVLNSGLRLDLLNGRFASLAWVFLNVIGVLFLTAAALVSYYGVWGVSPGDVVMLSAFLTTLTNSTTTLAGLAPVITKGLESVRSVGEVLQAPELEENEGKARLDSLRGAVEFEGVGYAYEDAGRPAVRDFGLSVAPGETIALVGASGAGKSTVLSLVIGFIRPTSGRVLLDGADMNTLDLRTYRRFVSVVPQESILFDGTVRENVAYGMDDADADEATVRAALRDANALEFVDRLPLGLDTVVGEHGARLSGGQRQRLAIARALIRNPRVLILDEATSALDTRSEALVQQALARLMRGRTTFVVAHRLSTIRSADRIVVMGDGAVREIGSHEELLDRGGAYTALHSGQLT; encoded by the coding sequence ATGGCCTCGTGGGAGAAACCGCTCGACCACCGCTATCGCGGCGAGCACCCCGTCCGTACCCTCGTCTACCTGTTCCGCGCCGACCGCTGGAAGGTCGCCGCCGCGTTCGCCGTCTTCACCGTCAAGCACAGTCCGATCTGGCTGCTGCCGCTGGTCACGGCGTCCATCATCGACACGGTCGTCCAGCACGGACCGATCGGCCGGCTGTGGCTGAGCGCGGGATTCATCCTCTTCATCCTGCTGATCAACATGCCTTTGCACCTGCTGTACGTGCGGCTCCTCTACGGCAGTGTGCGCCGCATGGGCACGGCCCTCAGGTCCTCGCTGTGCACACGCATGCAGCAGCTCTCCATCGGCTACCACTCACGCGTCAGCGCGGGCGTCCTCCAGGTCAAGGTCGTGCGGGACGTGGAGACGGTCGAGCAGATGGTGCAGCAGACCGCCGAGACCGGGCTCGGCGCGGTCACCGTGCTCGCGGGCGGGCTCGTCATCATCGCGATCCGCACGCCCGAGTTCGTACCCGTGTTCCTGCTCGTGGTCCCCCTGGCCGCACTGCTCGTCGCGCGGCTGCGGACCCGGCTGCGCACGCACAACGAGGACTTCCGCCACGAGGTCGAGCAGCTGTCCTCACGCGTGACCGAGATGACCCGGCTGATCCCGGTCACGCGCGCCCACGGTCTGGAGGGCAAGGCCCTGCGCCGCATGGACGGCACGCTGCGGAAGGTGCTCAACTCCGGGCTGCGGCTCGACCTGCTCAACGGGCGCTTCGCCTCGCTGGCCTGGGTGTTCCTCAACGTGATCGGGGTGCTCTTCCTGACGGCCGCGGCGCTGGTCTCGTACTACGGCGTCTGGGGCGTCTCCCCCGGTGACGTCGTCATGCTCAGCGCGTTCCTCACCACGCTCACCAACTCCACGACCACCCTGGCGGGCCTCGCTCCGGTCATCACCAAGGGCCTGGAGTCCGTGCGGTCCGTCGGCGAGGTCCTCCAGGCACCCGAACTGGAGGAGAACGAGGGCAAGGCACGGCTCGACTCACTGCGCGGTGCCGTGGAGTTCGAGGGCGTGGGCTATGCGTACGAGGACGCCGGCCGCCCCGCCGTACGGGACTTCGGCCTGTCCGTCGCGCCGGGCGAGACCATCGCCCTCGTCGGTGCCTCGGGGGCCGGGAAGTCCACGGTGCTCAGTCTCGTCATCGGATTCATCCGGCCGACCTCGGGCCGGGTGCTGCTGGACGGGGCCGACATGAACACGCTGGACCTGCGGACGTACCGGCGCTTCGTGTCGGTCGTGCCGCAGGAGTCGATCCTGTTCGACGGAACCGTGCGGGAGAACGTGGCGTACGGCATGGACGACGCGGACGCCGACGAGGCGACCGTGCGTGCGGCGCTGCGGGACGCCAACGCGCTGGAGTTCGTCGACCGGCTGCCGCTCGGCCTCGACACCGTGGTGGGCGAGCACGGGGCGCGGCTCTCGGGCGGACAGCGGCAGCGGCTGGCCATCGCACGGGCCCTCATCCGCAATCCGCGGGTGCTCATCCTGGACGAGGCGACGTCCGCGCTGGACACGCGGTCGGAGGCGCTCGTGCAGCAGGCACTGGCCCGGCTCATGCGCGGGCGCACCACCTTCGTGGTGGCGCACCGGCTGTCCACGATCCGGAGTGCGGACCGGATCGTGGTGATGGGGGACGGTGCCGTACGGGAGATCGGGTCGCACGAGGAGTTGCTGGACCGCGGGGGTGCGTACACCGCTCTGCACAGCGGCCAGCTCACCTGA
- a CDS encoding ABC transporter substrate-binding protein has product MPDIHHPGRRSVLAAATAGAASLGASWLLTGCTGASAAPALPMDAKGGSPDRGGTLRIARPPASDAETLDPASALSAYEYLGALYNRLVRVGANGDLVPDLAESWEPDAKARTWTFRIRAGVTFHDGRKLTSADAAYTLRHILAKETASPQAAVLAPLIDTKKLRTPDAHTLVVPLKTPNAEFPSLLTHYNCYVIPDGSARGIGRTGVGTGPFKLESFTPAGPGRITAYKDHWAGRPVLDAIDFYSVADMSARSNALLAGQVDLLSQTNLDFATARVVAASDRATIARVENAQWYVLPMLTTEKPFTDVRVRQAMKLAYDPEHVVKVALQGAGTAGWDNPVPPSDPAHITAHPKHDPEQARHLLKKAGHEGLTVDLYTSSYDPVFTPMALAYQDSAKRAGIRIRVKTASADSYYTQIWMKKPLMATYWYTGRPVDQLFTQVFRSGSSYNETAWSDKGFDALLDRARQETDDERRRELYGEAQTFVVEKGGAMTPMFADRLVGISRKVRGYAEHGFEFDYLGIGLKGA; this is encoded by the coding sequence ATGCCCGACATCCACCACCCAGGACGGCGCTCCGTCCTCGCCGCGGCCACGGCGGGCGCCGCGTCGCTCGGTGCGTCCTGGCTGCTCACCGGCTGCACGGGTGCCTCGGCCGCCCCCGCGCTGCCCATGGACGCGAAGGGTGGCAGCCCCGACCGCGGCGGCACCCTCCGCATCGCCCGGCCGCCCGCCTCCGACGCCGAGACCCTCGACCCGGCGAGTGCCCTGTCCGCGTACGAGTACCTGGGCGCCCTCTACAACCGCCTGGTCCGCGTCGGCGCCAACGGCGACCTGGTCCCCGACCTCGCCGAGTCCTGGGAGCCGGACGCCAAGGCGCGCACCTGGACCTTCCGCATCCGCGCGGGCGTCACCTTCCACGACGGCCGGAAACTCACCTCCGCCGACGCCGCGTACACGCTGCGCCACATCCTCGCCAAGGAGACCGCGTCCCCGCAGGCGGCCGTCCTGGCCCCGCTCATCGACACGAAGAAGCTGCGAACTCCCGATGCCCACACGCTCGTGGTGCCGCTCAAGACCCCCAACGCGGAGTTCCCGAGCCTCCTCACGCACTACAACTGCTACGTCATCCCCGACGGCAGCGCCCGCGGCATCGGCCGCACGGGCGTCGGCACCGGCCCCTTCAAACTGGAGTCGTTCACGCCGGCGGGCCCGGGACGCATCACCGCGTACAAGGACCACTGGGCGGGCCGCCCGGTCCTGGACGCCATCGACTTCTACTCCGTCGCCGACATGTCCGCCCGCTCCAACGCCCTGCTCGCCGGGCAGGTCGACCTCCTCTCACAGACCAACCTGGACTTCGCGACCGCCCGTGTCGTCGCCGCCTCCGACCGCGCCACGATCGCCCGCGTCGAGAACGCCCAGTGGTACGTGCTGCCGATGCTGACGACGGAGAAGCCCTTCACCGACGTACGTGTCCGGCAGGCGATGAAGCTCGCCTACGACCCCGAGCACGTCGTGAAGGTCGCGCTGCAGGGCGCGGGCACGGCCGGCTGGGACAACCCCGTGCCGCCGAGCGACCCCGCCCACATCACCGCGCACCCGAAGCACGACCCGGAACAGGCCCGGCACCTGCTGAAGAAGGCGGGCCACGAAGGTCTGACGGTCGACCTCTACACGTCCTCGTACGACCCGGTCTTCACGCCCATGGCCCTCGCCTACCAGGACTCGGCCAAGCGGGCCGGGATCCGGATCCGGGTGAAGACGGCCTCGGCGGACTCGTACTACACGCAGATCTGGATGAAGAAGCCGCTCATGGCCACCTACTGGTACACCGGCAGACCCGTCGACCAGCTCTTCACCCAGGTCTTCCGCAGCGGTTCCTCGTACAACGAGACCGCCTGGTCGGACAAGGGGTTCGACGCGCTGCTCGACCGGGCCCGGCAGGAGACCGACGACGAGCGGCGGCGCGAACTGTACGGCGAGGCGCAGACCTTCGTCGTCGAGAAGGGCGGGGCGATGACCCCGATGTTCGCCGACCGGCTCGTCGGCATATCGCGCAAGGTACGCGGATACGCCGAGCACGGCTTCGAGTTCGACTACCTCGGCATCGGCCTGAAGGGGGCCTGA
- a CDS encoding ABC transporter permease: MFSFIARRAGAAVGTLFLSSVLVFLAVQALPGDVATQVLGKDATPDAVSALREKLKLDQPAWERYIDWIGGALHGDFGLSLVSGKAVGGEVGLYLGNSALIALVTVLFAVTGSIVLGILAGLYRDRWPDHLISTVSLIGMSVPEFVVATVLVLCFSVALPWFPAVVLYGPEASVGQLMPAVWLPALALAVVMAAYIVRMARTSVIDVMASEYVTTARLKGLSTWRVVTRHALPSALLPTLHVIALNVAWLAGGVAVVENVFNYPGIGKLMLASVQNRDLPVIQAIALISAVVYVVCNLAADLGAMALNPKLRTRGRTR; encoded by the coding sequence ATGTTCTCCTTCATAGCCCGCAGAGCGGGCGCCGCCGTCGGCACACTGTTCCTCTCCTCCGTCCTCGTCTTCCTCGCCGTACAGGCCCTGCCCGGCGACGTCGCCACCCAGGTCCTCGGCAAGGACGCGACCCCGGACGCGGTCTCCGCCCTCCGCGAGAAGCTGAAACTCGACCAGCCCGCCTGGGAGCGGTACATCGACTGGATCGGCGGCGCCCTGCACGGCGACTTCGGCCTCTCCCTCGTGTCCGGCAAGGCGGTCGGCGGCGAAGTCGGCCTGTACCTCGGCAACTCCGCACTCATCGCCCTGGTGACCGTCCTCTTCGCCGTCACCGGCTCGATCGTCCTCGGCATCCTCGCGGGCCTCTACCGTGACCGTTGGCCGGACCACCTCATCTCCACGGTCAGCCTGATCGGGATGAGCGTTCCCGAGTTCGTCGTCGCCACCGTCCTGGTGCTCTGCTTCTCGGTCGCCCTGCCATGGTTCCCGGCGGTCGTCCTGTACGGCCCCGAGGCGAGCGTCGGCCAACTCATGCCCGCCGTATGGCTTCCCGCGCTCGCGCTCGCCGTCGTCATGGCCGCGTACATCGTCCGGATGGCCCGCACATCCGTCATCGACGTCATGGCGAGCGAGTACGTCACCACGGCCCGCCTCAAGGGCCTGTCGACCTGGCGCGTCGTCACCCGGCACGCGCTCCCCAGCGCCCTGCTCCCGACGCTGCACGTCATAGCGCTGAACGTCGCCTGGCTGGCCGGCGGAGTCGCGGTCGTCGAGAACGTCTTCAACTACCCCGGCATCGGCAAGCTGATGCTCGCCTCCGTGCAGAACCGGGACCTGCCCGTCATCCAGGCCATCGCACTGATCAGCGCGGTCGTGTACGTGGTCTGCAACCTCGCCGCCGACCTCGGCGCCATGGCCCTCAACCCCAAGCTCCGTACGCGCGGGAGGACCCGATGA
- a CDS encoding ABC transporter permease, translating to MTTLDTPAAAPAVPVAPPSAAARAWRTVRSSRAATIGLAIVAVHVVIALLAPVLTSHDPIANNADQALLGPSWEHWAGTDQYGRDVLARVLYGGRYALGVSVAATLVTLLIGTVVGCAAALRGGWFDDVLGRVLDAVLSVPSVLALLVIVTALGTGPSVIVLAIAVVYVPQVVRVVRGAALAVVPADYVTAARARGESTWAILRREILPNITDVVCVEFAMRASWVVLLISSLSFLGFGADPPTPDWGLMVAENRTAITVVPMASLAPIIALATLVVGLNLAADGLSKAWGVDRIREGS from the coding sequence ATGACCACCCTCGACACCCCGGCGGCTGCCCCCGCCGTCCCCGTCGCACCACCCTCCGCAGCGGCCCGGGCCTGGCGCACGGTGCGCTCCTCGCGGGCGGCCACGATCGGCCTCGCGATCGTCGCCGTGCACGTCGTGATCGCACTCCTCGCACCGGTCCTCACCTCGCACGACCCCATCGCCAACAACGCCGACCAGGCGCTGCTCGGGCCGAGTTGGGAGCACTGGGCGGGCACCGACCAGTACGGCCGTGACGTCCTGGCACGCGTCCTGTACGGCGGCCGCTACGCACTCGGCGTCTCCGTCGCCGCCACCCTCGTGACCCTGCTGATCGGCACGGTCGTGGGATGCGCCGCGGCCCTGCGCGGCGGCTGGTTCGACGACGTACTGGGCCGGGTCCTCGACGCGGTGCTGTCCGTGCCGTCGGTGCTGGCGCTGCTGGTCATCGTCACGGCTCTCGGCACCGGCCCCTCGGTCATCGTCCTCGCGATCGCCGTCGTGTACGTCCCCCAGGTCGTACGCGTCGTGCGGGGCGCGGCATTGGCAGTCGTGCCCGCCGACTACGTGACCGCGGCGCGGGCCAGGGGCGAGTCCACCTGGGCGATCCTGCGGCGCGAGATCCTGCCGAACATCACCGACGTCGTCTGCGTCGAGTTCGCCATGCGGGCCTCCTGGGTCGTGCTGCTGATCTCCTCGCTGTCCTTCCTCGGCTTCGGTGCCGATCCGCCCACCCCGGACTGGGGCCTGATGGTCGCCGAGAACCGCACCGCCATCACCGTCGTCCCGATGGCGAGCCTCGCACCGATCATCGCCCTGGCCACCCTCGTGGTCGGGCTCAACCTCGCCGCCGACGGCCTGTCCAAGGCGTGGGGCGTCGACCGGATCAGGGAGGGGTCCTGA
- a CDS encoding ATP-binding cassette domain-containing protein codes for MTAIVSVTELSVAYRSGGSGGRDVPVVREVSLDVLPGQTHALVGESGSGKSTVAATLLGHLRHGSRVTGGSVRVDGADVFALPARELRRLRGGTVAMVAQNAGQALTPSMRIGRQIAEAGGDVPVVDLLEQVRLPRPAELARRYPHELSGGQQQRVAIAMAIAARPKVLVLDEPTTGLDVITQRGVLDLIGALRDELGLAAVLVSHDLGVVAHMADEVTVLRAGRVVEAAPTAVLFAAPQDPYTRRLLASVPRLDDEGLALVGAAGEREVRPKGVVSDEAPVAVSARDVTIDYGSARAVDGVSFDVRRGEVLALVGESGSGKSTLAWTLAGLRTPSGGTMTHESGDDDSGGLKSGDRESGDLARPAGKRPLALRRRVQLVFQNADTSLNPRRSVGDAVRRPLRFFGTVGSRAEAVDRARQLISDVRLEPALAERLPAQLSGGQRQRIGIARALAGEPDVLIADEITTALDVSVQADVLRLLDDLRRERELACLFISHDLAVVRGLADRVVVLRHGVVVEEGPTDAVFSAPGHPYTRQLMAAVLEPSPGAGSVVDGVEDWVDAAGPDDLWIDRGDGHRVRRWEGVG; via the coding sequence ATGACCGCGATCGTTTCCGTCACCGAGCTGTCGGTGGCCTATCGCTCGGGTGGCTCCGGCGGACGCGATGTGCCCGTGGTGCGTGAAGTGTCCCTCGACGTGCTGCCCGGGCAGACCCACGCGCTGGTCGGTGAGTCGGGCAGCGGCAAGTCGACGGTCGCGGCGACGCTGCTGGGGCACTTGCGGCACGGCTCGCGCGTGACGGGCGGTTCGGTGCGGGTCGACGGGGCCGACGTGTTCGCCCTGCCCGCCCGGGAGTTGAGGCGCCTGCGGGGCGGGACCGTCGCCATGGTCGCGCAGAACGCGGGGCAGGCGCTCACCCCCTCCATGCGGATCGGACGGCAGATCGCGGAGGCGGGCGGCGACGTCCCCGTCGTGGATCTCCTCGAACAGGTCCGCCTGCCCCGCCCCGCGGAACTCGCCCGCCGCTACCCGCACGAGCTCTCCGGCGGCCAGCAGCAGCGCGTCGCCATCGCCATGGCCATCGCGGCCCGTCCGAAGGTCCTCGTCCTCGACGAGCCGACGACCGGACTCGACGTCATCACCCAACGTGGCGTCCTCGATCTGATCGGAGCGCTCCGAGACGAACTCGGCCTCGCCGCAGTGCTGGTGAGCCATGACCTCGGCGTCGTCGCGCACATGGCCGACGAGGTGACCGTGCTGCGGGCAGGGCGGGTGGTGGAGGCCGCGCCCACTGCTGTGTTGTTCGCGGCGCCCCAGGACCCGTACACCAGACGGCTGTTGGCGAGTGTGCCGCGGCTCGATGACGAGGGGCTGGCGCTCGTGGGTGCGGCGGGGGAGCGGGAGGTGCGGCCGAAGGGCGTCGTGTCCGACGAGGCGCCCGTCGCCGTCTCCGCGCGGGACGTCACGATCGACTACGGGTCCGCGCGTGCCGTGGACGGTGTCTCCTTCGACGTCCGGCGCGGTGAAGTCCTCGCCCTCGTGGGGGAGTCGGGCAGCGGCAAGTCCACGCTCGCCTGGACCCTCGCGGGGTTGCGGACTCCGTCCGGCGGCACGATGACCCATGAGTCGGGTGACGACGATTCGGGCGGCCTCAAGTCCGGTGATCGTGAGTCGGGCGACCTCGCCCGGCCCGCCGGGAAGCGGCCGTTGGCGCTCCGGCGGCGGGTTCAGCTCGTGTTCCAGAACGCCGATACGTCGTTGAATCCGCGTCGCTCGGTGGGTGATGCGGTGCGGCGGCCGTTGCGGTTCTTCGGGACCGTGGGTTCTCGGGCGGAGGCCGTCGACCGGGCTCGGCAACTCATCTCCGACGTGCGTCTGGAGCCTGCTCTCGCCGAGCGGTTGCCCGCGCAGCTCTCCGGCGGGCAGCGGCAGCGGATCGGGATCGCGCGGGCGCTTGCGGGTGAGCCGGATGTGCTGATCGCGGACGAGATCACGACCGCGTTGGACGTGTCGGTTCAGGCCGACGTGCTGCGGCTGCTCGATGATCTGCGGCGGGAGCGGGAGTTGGCCTGTCTCTTCATCAGCCATGACCTGGCGGTCGTGCGGGGGCTTGCCGATCGGGTTGTTGTGTTGCGGCACGGGGTTGTGGTGGAGGAGGGGCCCACGGATGCGGTGTTCTCCGCGCCCGGGCATCCGTATACGAGGCAGTTGATGGCTGCCGTGCTTGAGCCTTCGCCGGGGGCGGGTTCTGTAGTCGACGGGGTCGAGGACTGGGTTGACGCCGCCGGGCCGGACGATCTGTGGATCGACCGGGGGGATGGGCATCGGGTTCGGCGGTGGGAGGGGGTGGGGTAG
- a CDS encoding TetR/AcrR family transcriptional regulator — protein sequence MAPHHPEDVGVKAAKTPRRAVAAADRTRQPTEVRRRLIVEAAVPLIAERGYTSVGVRDVAAAAGVSVGTVTYHFGSVQEILSEAMVLHIERYYAALNEAAEQAAGSGEALRLLIDALFTEDTDRHWRMWFDYWSAGDRDQDPEQAFASGQAKRYEDWHSQIRALVERGVADGEFVCADPAGFTVRFAALSDGLALQRLRQSPELSTQDARRHLYRLVESELRKDGQ from the coding sequence ATGGCACCGCACCACCCCGAGGACGTCGGCGTGAAGGCCGCGAAGACGCCCCGACGTGCCGTCGCCGCCGCCGACCGCACCCGCCAGCCCACCGAGGTCCGCCGGCGGCTCATCGTGGAGGCGGCCGTCCCGCTCATCGCCGAGCGCGGGTACACGTCCGTGGGAGTGCGGGACGTCGCTGCCGCGGCCGGGGTGTCGGTGGGTACGGTCACGTACCACTTCGGCAGTGTGCAGGAGATCCTCTCCGAGGCGATGGTGCTGCACATCGAGCGCTACTACGCGGCGCTGAACGAGGCCGCCGAGCAGGCGGCCGGCAGCGGTGAGGCGCTGCGGCTGCTGATCGACGCGCTGTTCACGGAGGACACCGACCGGCACTGGCGCATGTGGTTCGACTACTGGAGCGCGGGCGACCGCGACCAGGACCCCGAGCAGGCCTTCGCGAGCGGCCAGGCCAAGCGGTACGAGGACTGGCACAGCCAGATCCGCGCCCTGGTCGAACGGGGCGTCGCCGATGGGGAGTTCGTCTGCGCCGACCCGGCCGGCTTCACCGTCCGCTTCGCCGCCCTCTCCGACGGACTGGCCCTCCAGCGACTGCGCCAGTCACCCGAACTGAGCACGCAGGACGCCCGTCGGCACCTGTACCGACTGGTCGAGTCCGAGCTGCGGAAGGACGGCCAGTAG